The DNA window ctcaaCTACTTCTAAAGTTAATGATGTTTATTCAGTTTGTCTTGATGTTTAAACCTTAACTTCCCTTTTAATAGATTGTTACACTTCCAATGTGTCTGGTTGGTGTATGGTTGGATAAACAGAAAAATTGGTTGGGTGTTTGTGTTTTGCAGGTTGAAAGATGCGAAATTCTGGGAggtcaaaaaaaaattgttcatGGACACCAAAACAACATAGTAACTAATATTTTACCCGGGCTGACTTGGAGAGGGTAACTTATGATCACGTGATAGCAACTATACATATCACGTGCgatttctctttttttgcAACGCAAGTAAAGGAAGGTATGACGAATATGAGTTACTATATAACATCACTACAAACAGTCCTGTTGAATTAGTCTTGCATTATATTTGCCTTTTTTCTTATCGTAAGTGTATTCCATTGCAGACAGTTTCCCACCTTTCACACATGCTGAATCTAAACCTTTTGTGAAGTTACGTATATTTAAACCTTTCCTCGCATCGTGCCCATAGAGAATagtgatatttttcaactctTTATGCTTTTCTACGTAATCTTCCCATATTTTGTACCATCGTACTGGATGCGATATATCGTCCTTATCCCTTGAAGCCTCACTCCAATCCCTATCGTTTACATACTTCATTTCAACGAGCGAATTGACgttgaatttattttcatcatcattgacTACATTTGGTAACATCCCCGCATGTACGCCATATAATATCTCATCTGTAAGGCCCAGTTCTAGTCGCGTTAATACCGAACAATGTCGAGCCAATGCACTCAGTTTTCTAAAGCCTATCTTGTTGGCTAAATTTACATGATTTTCGGTTactttgaattctttaCGTTTAATAACACTGTCATTATCGAAAAACAAATTACCTTTGAGAAAtgctaataataatgatactTCATGATTACCCAATAGACATTTCACATTGGCTTTATTATCCAAGATGAAATCGATAACTTTTTCTGAATCTGGACCTTTCATCGTAAAATCGCCGAGCAAAATAAGTAACGTCTCGTCATCAAGCCCCCCGAGCTtcttatttattaaattatcCAATTCCTTGAATTGCCCATGGACATCTCCAACGAACACTATTCTTTTATTAGGATCATCAATGTGCAGATTATCAGCCAGGACGTTTATCTTAGGGATCCCAATTGCTAGATCACTTTCTCCATTCATTAAATCCTTTCGAACAAAATAATACGTTATTACTAATATCACGACAAAAATACTAGATAAACCTATCTTTTTCCACTTGGCCTCCCTATGCTCTTTTACCATGCTGAAAACctattttttattgttgatCACAATGTTTGAGAATTTAACTTTTGATTAGCCCATTTCTCGGAAGAATCCCAAAccaagaaacaaaaaaaatttaaatgcTTCTTATGAAGAGAAGCTTCTGAGCCTCAGAGggtaaaaaaaagacataAAACGCAAAAGCAGCTTCAATCTGATGCCggttattatttttatgttCCCTCTTCTTCTAGGTCTGGATCAATTCTATCGCCTAAATATCTGCcatctaaaaattttaatgcATTCTTGTCGGTACATTTGTCCAGTACTTCTTGCGGGAAATATTCTTGCTTTACCTTACCGTCGAGATAATCTGGATTATATTTATAGCCCTTATGATATCCTAATTCCTCCATTAACTTCGTGGGTGCATTTCTAATATGCATTGGTATTTCGCTACTTGCCATCGAAAagacattttcattgagCATAGAACTAACTTTATTCCATGCCCTATATATCTCGACAGACTTAGGAGCACGTGCCAGTGCAACACAACATTGTGCTAGTGCAAGATTTGCTTCAGGTAGACCAATTTTCATAACTGCATTATGTGCCGCAATTGCTAGAGGTAATAGAGTATTATCCCGAAGACCAATATCTTCACTAGCAATTCGAATCATGCGTCTGGCAATATACAAAGGATCCTCTCCACCTTTTAACATTCGAGCTAGATAATATAGAGAGGCATTTTCGTCACTACCCCTTACAGCTTTATGGAACGCTGAAATGGTATCATAATGATTGTCTCCTTTGGGATCATAGTAGGTACTCAACCCATTACTACTGTTGCTTTTAACAATATCTCTAACCATTTCGACATCAatctcttcattttcacctTTTTGACGCGTTGAGATTTCAATCATTTCCAATAAGTTCAATGCTCTTCTTGTATCTCCAATGGAAACATCAACAATATATTCTAAGCATGCTCTTGAAAGTTTTAATGGTTGCTTGACACCTAAAATTAAGTTTCTACATTTGTTTAACAAAGCAGTTCCTCTTGAAAGTACAATGCAAAGTTCGTTGACGCTTAGCGTCTCAAGCACAAATACATGACATCTACTGATCAATGCATTATTGAGTGAAAAACTGGGGTTTTCAGTGGTGGCACCGATCAGTATTATATCGCCATTTTCCACATGAGGCAGCAATAAATCTTGTTGCGACTTATTGAACCTATGtatttcatcaatgaaaagaatcACCCTTCTCTTAGTTAATTGAAACTCTTTTTTAGCTCTGTCGAAAATAGATCTAAGCTCCTGAGTATTCGCTTTTGTTGCACTTGTTTCAATcatataatatttatttgttgCAGACTTCGTCAAGAGACGTGCTAATGAAGTTTTTCCTACACCTGGAGGACCCCAGAGTATCATTGATGGGATGACATTTTGTTCTATGTATTTGTATAAAATTCCTTTGGATTGAGACAAAATATGTTGCTGACCCACATATTCTTTCAACTCCTTTGGTCTTAGTTTTTCAGATAATGGtaaatgaataattttttgtagATACTTGATCTCATTCTCCCTCTCGATCTTGGGATCGGGTTTAATCTTTTTATGCACTACtacgttttcttcttcttctgctcCTACTTGTTTCTTATCCTCGTCATCAATATTCACTACTGTTGTATCCTCTGGTGGCCCTCTTTTTCGATTTCCCTGCAGCAGAGATGATACACTTTTAGTCTTTGTTTCTGGGACTGAGGAATGTGGAGTCTCAGCACATGTATTTAAATGAGCATTAATGCTCGAAAAGAGTACTTTCTTTGAACAAACAGGGCAGCTGACTAATTGTGGCTTCGCCTCTAGCTGAGAATTTCTATTGAAAGACTTCATACAGCCCTTAGGGTCAAGAATAGATGTTTCGACTCCTGCTTGAACAGCAACTAATAAAAGTCGATGCTTTTTACGTAACATCCGAAGACGAACAAGACACGTTAAAAAACATATGTGATAAATATACTGAGGCACGCGATTGTTCCAGACGAATTAGAAAGTAAACGGCATGGAACCTTCATCTCTCccatgaaaatgaaacgTCTCCTATGACGCCATCTCTTGTTGAAAGTCACCCTTTGTATAGTCTTTAGCATTCTGACCATCTGGATGTGcctatttctttcaattcacAGTATGGCTCTTATTTACACGAAATGTCTCACAACTTCGACAAGATTCTTATGACTACTTTACAAAGTAATATAGTTCTCATCAGTTGACTGCAAAATGAAGTCTCTTGATACAATGGAATTTGCATTTTTTGTTGCATCCTTcgatataaaaaaatgattgTCGCCGCAAATAACTTTTGAGATCATGCCTTGCAGAAGATGGATCCATGCTCAAAAAACACTTAGAGTCGACTAAGTGACGGATATCATGAATTGCAGGCTCTTTTCTGTGACATTGCTATGTTTGCTACTCATAGCTAGATTATTTATACAACCGTTCTATTCAATTATATCGGATTGTGATGAAACTTTTAATTACTGGGAACCATTGAATCTTCTCGTGAGAGGATTCGGTAAGCAAACATGGGAGTACTCACCAGAGTACTCAATTAGGTCATGGGCCTTCCTAGTGCCCTTTTATCTCATATTGTACCCGGTTAACCACCTCACAGATAtggaaaaaatatggaattTCTATTTGACTAGAATGTTACTAGGgttattatcatcaattCTAGAATATAAACTCTTCTTAGAGATACAAAATACCATGACAGTACAAATTGCCAATATGTGGCTTCTTCTACAAATTTTCAATCCAGGCTATTTCCATGCAAGTGTAGAATTATTACCATCATCGATTGCTATGCTTCTATTTCTTGGCTCAATAAGGCACACTTTGCGTTATTTATCGATTAACTCGAATAGCAATTTTGTCTCAAGTTTAAGTTTCAACTTCATGGCTAGTATATTGGGGTGGCCATTTGTTTTAGTTCTAAGTGTGCCTATGTGTATCCACTATGTTTTCACTCATAGAATTATTTCAACTCTAAGAACTGTTTTTGACTGTACGCTTGTCTTATCCCTTATTGGAACTTTGGTAATGATAATTGACTCCTCCTTTTATGGGAAATTTACACCAGTGTCttggaatattttaaaataCAATGTCATTAATGCAAATGAGAATGCTGGCCCTAACATATTTGGCACTGAACCATGgcaatattattttttaaatctcctattgaatttttcagttccTTCATTGGCCTTTGTCTTCTTAGGAATTATTCACAGAAGATTATGGCCACTATGGACGGCAATGCTCCTGTGGATAGCAATATTCCTTGCGCAACCACATAAAGAGGAAAGATTCCTGTATCCAATATACGGCTTAATTAGTTTATTTGGCGCCATAGGTTTCTATGATTTAACGAAGATATTCCATCCCTACAGATCaaccaaaataataatgaaatttttcattggttTACTGATTATCATGCAATCAGTATCCCGTATTATAGCACTAATCAACAATTATGGTGATCCATTGTCTGTATATGCTAAACTTTATGATATAGCTGATTCTGGGAATAATGGGGTAGTAAATGTTTGCACAGGAAGGGAATGGTACCATTTCCCATCTTCCTTCCATTTACCTGATAACCATAGGTTAAAATTCATAAGATCTGGCTTTGACGGCCTTCTACCTGGTGATTTTcatgaaactgaaaatattttagaAAGTATTCGTGCAATTCCAAAGGGAATGAACAATTTAAACCTATTTGACGACTCTAAGATCACTGCCCTTGATGAATGTAAGTACGTGGTGGATATTTTAGACATGCCTACATCTGATGACGACGTTTTCAATCCTTCGGCAAGTGTAAGATCCAAATCATGGGAAGCTATTCATTGTGAATCGTTTGTTGACGTAGAtaattctaaaattttggGAAGATCATTTTATGTCCCTGAATGGCTACAAAATATGATGAAACTATATTTTGGGAAAGTTTGGGATCACATCTACAAGttagaaaaattcaaatactGTATATTTTCGAGATTGCCtcaagaagatgaaatatAATAACTTTATACTgtcaaattttccaaataaaTACTAGAAATAATTGTATTTAATCTTAATATGCTTTTAATTCAAAAGCTACAATAATTAACTGTGTATTGtgatgatatatatatatagctACTTTTTCAAACAAGCCCGATCCtgcaaatattttttttctttctcatcgcaattttgaaaaaaatatgtgCATCTTAAACACAgtaaaatcaatatatcAAAGCTCATCTTTTCAATAGACAGAATAGCCCAACTGTCAGATATGTCTACTAAGCCTACTGAAAGTGGTGGGAAGAAGACATTGAATAAGAATCAAAAACTcaggaaaaaaagagtcAGAAATGCAAGATCAATCAGAGCAGAGGCAATAATCgcatcaaaatcaaatacgTCTAATGAATTAACAGAAACCGGTGGCATTCTGAAAGTGGATCAGTTTATAAACTCCCGTCATTATGAAATCAACCAACTGCAAATAGCGATGCATAGGTCGAAACGCTCGAGTTCCACTAGAGTTTTCCAAGCTTTGCCTCGTAAATTGCGTCGTAGAACTGCTTCACATAACATACGTAGGATCCCAAAAAGAATGAGAAATAGGGCAATTCGTGAAATGACAAAAAGTGCTCAACAAAATCCCATTTCACCTGGCCTCAAAGGGAGGAAGCTTCACGGTCTTTCGTCATCTGCTTTGTATAAAGCTAGGATGCAAGTAAAATTGCTGCGTCTTGCCGCTAAGTCAAATTCACTAAAGCTTCAATTACCAGAGGGTGCTACTGAAGCCAAGGTAAACTTAAGACAGAGGATAAAATTACTGAACAACGCTATTAAAAGTTCTAAAAGGACTACCATACTTAAGATGAATAATAGGATGGGCAGTTATGATAATACTGGTATAAATGAAATGGCACCGATCCCAAGAGGGCGCATCAAGTATTACAAAAGACAACGGGTGTTCAGTTGGCTTCCTACTCACATTTGGAACGCCAAGAGGTCCCATATGATGAAGCGTTGGGGATTCCAAATTCCTTGGTCAGCCACCCaaaaatgtttcaaattGTCTCATAGATTAGGTAACAGCACCGCAGCATCTGATGGCGCCCTATGCATTGATTCAAGTTTTGTGGGCACCATGATTCTTAGGGACAATGACTCAACTGGTGCTTTCCTCAAGGACTTAATTTCCAAGATAACAAATGGTCGTgccattttgaaaaaatattactCTTCCAAATGTTTTTTCGAGGGATTATTATATGATTTAAATTCTCATGAAGTTGTTCTAGGACCTTTTGATTTGTTATGGATTAATGATGTAACAGTATTATTAAGATTGCACCCTTCCTTGTATAgtgatttattcaattcacTCTTACAATTCAAGGATAATATATCCATTCAGGACTGCCGATTCTCTCTTGCTAGTATTACCCTGAAGGGATCTAAGTCATCCTCTGCACTCGCTAGCATATTAAGGAGTGTTGGACCATCAAAATCCTTCGAACAGCTAAAGCTTATATCTAGACTAACGGACCCTTCTGTCTTACCCTCTAAAACGATGTTCGCCTTCAACGCTATCGATCCTCGCCATTTGGCCAatccaaagaaaataacTAAGCCCAATAAGGACTTGAGTGTTGAACAGATAATGTCCCTACAAACTGAGTTTCCTGCTACAGAATTTTCAAGTGTATTGCAGAGGTTAGTTGATCCTactgaaagagaaaattcCTACAAAAACCAACAAACACTAAAGGGGCTAGCACGTAGACGTAGGAACCTGTTACTTTCCGACGCTGCTAACGAGCATACGTCAACTATTCCACATGATTCTATAAATGATCCATCTATCCCAATTGTTATAATAAGAAGACAAAAATCTATGGATTGGGTTGTTGTAATGCCTTGGTTTTGGATGCTACCTTTCTGGTACCAATTAAATCGTATTCCAAGGATCTTTAATGTTGGATTAAGACAAGTACAGCAGTTGAACTATGAACAGCGTCAGTTATATTTCCCGGATGACTATCCATTTACTAGCACGGGCTACATGGAAAATAACCTCTACAAAAGGAGCTCACTAAAGGCTAAATGGGACAAGAAACCACGAGCTAGAAGATTaaatttcgaaaaaattaaagatatTCACTCTGTTACGCTGCCCTCCTTCACTGGTGAAATTGGTGACTACTTTAGTTGTGATTGGAAATTACTGCaaattttaagaaatggaattgaatttttgacaaAAAATGGCGAAGAAGTAAATATGATAGaatcaaataaaacaaCCCAGTTTGATGACCATAAAAATAGAATTGTTACTGTATTGAACGATCTTTTTGAGttatataaagatgaaatttcagCAGATAAAGTAGATGATGTTGTACCAGTAAAATTTGCTACTGCATTATCGGAACCAGTGGCCAACAAGGTATCTACTTTACTAGACATTTCAACCCAAGCACTAGCTATAGTACCAATAACATGTGAAGTAAGTGGTAGAGGACATCCTAGGGATAATGCCAGAATATATCAAATCCCGTCGGAGCATAAAATATTCTGGCACAATGTGGTGAAGGGTGTTTATCGTTCTGATGGTAGAATTGACCATAATCAGACTATTCCATTACCAAAGCCACATCATCTTATTGGTTTTATTACTAGCGGTACTTTCCATCTATCTGAAGGTAGAGGTGTTGGGAACGGGTTCATCGACCAGAAATTCGCTCAAGAACAAAAGGACAAATATATTCTAATAAGAAATGTCGGTACGAATGTATATAGAGTTGCACATTGGGATTATATACATGTATAATAGATAATGCATCCATTTCATCGAACACattttattaataaattgcACCGCTTACcctcattttttttcataacTTTTCACCGTTGCGacgaatttttttttccgCCATCAGCTTTCATATAAAAAGTTGACAGTTTTCCCGTTTctaattgataaaaaaacatatttcattttatttcaaagttccacttttttcttaatttttttttttaaatcttcatACTTACCTTAAGACGCCAGGGGAGATCAAGAAGTCCTACTGGTCGAGTATGCACTTTCACTTAGAAGGATACTAAGCATTCGAAACCACTTCTGTGGCTTTTTTAATTGATGTAAGTTCCTTAGTCAATGTTAACACATACATGCGAAAGGTGTACTTGCTGACGTTTCGTTTTCCTGTTCTATGCGTGTGTTATCTGTCTTTGATGGAAAAATGCACTCTTAGGGCcctttctttcttctgcCTGGAGAAGCATGGTACCGAGTACAAATCGGTGCTAGGAAAGCtggaatattttaaaatgtgatcaatattattttattgtGTCAACTGAGTGTCGAGtgattgaatgaaattgatcCCGATTGGAGTAATCTTATTGTGGAGGttaaatttcattttcatgatCTTTTGGCTTAGcaagattttgataatatgtCCTTTGGACAGTTAATGTTGTTGCAATACTTTTGAAATGTTTTAGTAGAAACGGGTGGGTcttacaatttttgatttattttctttaatccaattgattttggatttctttattttcctCATTTTTTTAGTACGTCAGAAGACGTAcataaaaatgatagaaTTTGAAGTCATTATAAATTGAGTGATCGCATTTCTCTTATATAGTATTCTATATTTACTTTGATTGGTGAATGCTCGTCACGAAAAGACTGGTTCATGGAGGTCAGTCCGTGTCACATATCCATTTTTCGTTTCGATATGCTCAAGAAATAAGATGGTGCCATAATATTtgctttcttttccttGTAATCCTATACTATGATCATGCTGTGACAAAATAATTACTATATAATGTCTCTTGAAGACATGAGTACAGTGCCTAGTAGTATGCTGGTGAATATAAGCAAGGTAAATTTGGATAGGATTGCTGCCATTCTGTCAAAATGTCCATTATACAATCTTCAAATGGGACTCCATTGAGTTCAcattgatcaattttgtCACTCAACATATCAgccatttttaatatagCTTTGGAACCGGTCtttgcattttcattatcatcttttatatcaatattaatGACGTGaacaattttattcaaagttCCCCCTCTGTTCATTAAATCTTCACATACAGAATCGAAACATCTCTCTTCACAAGTGaaaacaaaatcaaatacCTTTGAACCATTCTCATGCCATTTTTCTGggaatttcttgatttttctaTTACGATCTAGCATCTGTAATAGACCATTGGCTTTATAACGGTCAGCAGACTGTGATAAAAGATCATTATATATATCGTTATAAGGCGTACCAAATGGATAAACATTTGGTTTATCTATAGAGAGACCAGGTAATCTAACAGCGGACCCTGTCCCATAAGAACTAACATTGTAGCCTGCCTCTTGAAGCACTCTATGTGATTCCATCGatctattattatttgatgcACATACTGTACAAAATTCCAAGCTCTTACTACGACGTGTCATGTATTCTGGTTGCTTTTAGATTAGTTTTCCTGCACCTGCAACGCCTTATTTCTTTGTACCTCCTTTATAATAGGTCTAATGCGACTAAGAACTATATCAATTCAATACTGTTAGATCGAACAAATAAGAGATTTAAATGTCGATGTGTGTGTTTTGTCATATCGAATATTTTTCCATGTCTGGCGAAAAAATCAACATGAACTTGAATGTTCGGGTAACATGACCTAACATATATTTACATGCTATTTAGGTGTTGAAATGAAATGGTGAGTAATATCACTATTACGATTACCATGACGATACTTGCGATATATCGttaagaatatatataaaatttgcATTGAGGTTGATCACGGTGCCATATTTTCCGAGGTTTCAATTCCGACAGTATCCTGTTCTACGAGTACGGGTTCAATTTCAACATCTAAGTCGCATGAATTCATGGTCCTGCTCTCTAAAACTAtgattttctgttttttaCATTGCACATTCTGATACTCACTTAGACTTGTTCTTGGATACGTTTCATGTCCGTACAATATGCTTCCTAGATCAACGTAGTCGCTATCGAGCGGATTGACTGATTtaacttcaaatgaattggAAGAAGACGCCATACTATCCACATCAAAATCAccaaaattagaaatttcatcCAAACGTTTTTCTGATATGTTTATAATTTGAGAAGTATTAACTAAAGATTTCCAAGTTTCCCATTCTTGTTCTCCCGATATTAAAATTCCAATCAACATCGACGGATCCATATCCTTAATGTCTAGTTTACCAAAATTTGTTGTATGACATGTTTCATATACTGACGGATCTACCAATGAAGGCTGAGGTCTATGTGGATCAAAATAAAGTAACTCATTGCCTTGATGcccaaaaaaatataatgagGAGGACGGCCTACCTCCAGCAATCCCAACAGAAAATTTCGAATCTAAGATATTTAATATATCTTCCCAATAGAATGAGTTTACAGCGTCAAGTCCCAATTTTACACccattaaaaataaaattttgctATCCATGTTTTCCTCAAATATCTCCCGTACGTCATCTTCGAATATATCGCCGGATGAAACCGACACCAGACACTTATCTATTCCACATTCTGGAAACTCTTCAATTAAGCTCTGTATACTGATTGATGTAGCTGCTGGTCCAAACCATTCTCCGGGTTTCTTATTCGCTAACTTATTGCCTTTTTCAACAAACTTATGTATCGAAAATGGTTCTTGTGTGGTATCTCTGAACCAACTAATGATTTCATCGTCTTTGATACCCATTTTGTTATCAAGTCGAAAATGCCTTCCTAATTTGGCAAGTTGTAAAGCGTTTCCCAACAGAGATTGACCAGTTCGTATCATGCAGCCCCAGCCTATATCTGTATTAAAACAATCAGGATTATTTATTACATTTTCTAACGTGTTGATTGGATTATCTCTGAAGATCATGCGAAAGTTCAAAGGTGAAGGTCCCTCAGATGACCTTAATATTGgttgaaattttgttcTATAAGTAAATGCTAGTCTTGAGTTAACGTCAGACAAAAAATCTTGATTTAAATTGCTATTCCTATTAaagaaagttttgaaaaaactgTTGTCATCAATATTGTTGGCCGAATCACTTTGTGGTGGATAATGGCGTCCTAAAACAACATAAGgatattcttcttgatcTGCACTTCCTGTCTCATTTTTGTGACTCGAAAGTTTTTGTATAAGTTCCATAATTCTCTATTCAAGACAACCGAACGTCTTAACCTATGAAATTGTCCTTGGTCTTAGTATACTTCCCAGCAAATTACACTATCTTTGTTACTTGTAACATCTGACAATCCTTTTTATGGGACCTTTTTGACAATCGGAAACTTTTGATGTTTTGCGATGAGATGCTAAAAAAGCATATTGAGTCAAAAGCAGTATTATCAGTTTAAGAACTTTGGATACAATCTAGACAGCTGAATTTTGAGCTGAACGTCACTTCTGAAGGCAAAAAATCATGGCAAAGAGACACAAGCATTATCAAGGAGGTAGGAAAAAACGCTCTGGTGATGgaaataagaaaatatcaCATAAGATGAAAAATCGCCGTCGCTCAAATCGTCCAACTGTCCAACAATCTCAGATTGACAACTGGCATAACTCCTCTGTGCCCATGGGTGGGGCCGATTTTGgctttgatattgatatgGAGGAGACTGATTGTTATAGGCCCAGCAGACCCACAATTTCGGCGGATGCTGTAGAGGATTATTATtttaagaagaaatttggaGATAAATCGATGAGACTTGGTGGATTGAGACCTGGTCATAGATTTGAGGAtagtgaagaaaatttggcCGTAAATGGTGCTTCATTTAGGAAAAGACCTATGGTTTTCGTGAAATCCAAAGAATTATATGATCCTTCTCACGACTTGATCCTGAAGTTGGCagaaaagaacaaaatctCCAACTTTCCACCTCCTGAAGAATCATCTGAGCATATACAGAGTGCgttggaagaagaagatgatgatagtGACCAGGAAAAGTCCTTGTTAACAGTAAGCGTGGAGTCCGAAGAAGAATCAGAAGAGTCTATTCCTGTAACTGACTCTTATGCAGATGTGAAAGATGAGGATTTGTTTGTTGTTGATGAGGATGGTGATGTAGAaatagatgaagaattcattGAGATTGATGAGGAGACATCTATTAAGAGTCCTGAGAACTCTGCTGTGGAATTCAACCCATCTCTAGTTGTTGGCAAAGTAGAATTGAAACTGAAAGCTGACGAATCTAACTATAATAATGTTGTAATCGAAAGTCCAAATCATAGAGCACATCCATTCAGCTCTTATATTTCCAATGTAATGAAAAGTATGAATGACGATTCTGAATCCTATGATTCTTCCGACTATgataaacaaaatattcCTGACACTATTGCACCTTACGAAATCACTGAAGATCAAGTTGACGATTCAAACATTGAGTCACCAGAAATGGAATATATGCAAAATTCACAATCTAGTAAACAAGATATCAAGCTGGCCAACAATATACAATCTTTCCA is part of the Kazachstania africana CBS 2517 chromosome 1, complete genome genome and encodes:
- the ATG4 gene encoding cysteine protease ATG4 (similar to Saccharomyces cerevisiae ATG4 (YNL223W); ancestral locus Anc_2.18) — its product is MELIQKLSSHKNETGSADQEEYPYVVLGRHYPPQSDSANNIDDNSFFKTFFNRNSNLNQDFLSDVNSRLAFTYRTKFQPILRSSEGPSPLNFRMIFRDNPINTLENVINNPDCFNTDIGWGCMIRTGQSLLGNALQLAKLGRHFRLDNKMGIKDDEIISWFRDTTQEPFSIHKFVEKGNKLANKKPGEWFGPAATSISIQSLIEEFPECGIDKCLVSVSSGDIFEDDVREIFEENMDSKILFLMGVKLGLDAVNSFYWEDILNILDSKFSVGIAGGRPSSSLYFFGHQGNELLYFDPHRPQPSLVDPSVYETCHTTNFGKLDIKDMDPSMLIGILISGEQEWETWKSLVNTSQIINISEKRLDEISNFGDFDVDSMASSSNSFEVKSVNPLDSDYVDLGSILYGHETYPRTSLSEYQNVQCKKQKIIVLESRTMNSCDLDVEIEPVLVEQDTVGIETSENMAP
- the SSU72 gene encoding RNA polymerase II subunit A C-terminal domain phosphatase (similar to Saccharomyces cerevisiae SSU72 (YNL222W); ancestral locus Anc_2.19); its protein translation is MTRRSKSLEFCTVCASNNNRSMESHRVLQEAGYNVSSYGTGSAVRLPGLSIDKPNVYPFGTPYNDIYNDLLSQSADRYKANGLLQMLDRNRKIKKFPEKWHENGSKVFDFVFTCEERCFDSVCEDLMNRGGTLNKIVHVINIDIKDDNENAKTGSKAILKMADMLSDKIDQCELNGVPFEDCIMDILTEWQQSYPNLPCLYSPAYY